gttatgtttcttaatatttataatgttattgaaattaagctttggaaaagtttttatgtatgtatatatttatacagaagAAAAAGGCATGATATGTTGTAGGTAAAAGTAAGTTGTATATGtggcaaaataaaatgatttcttttcaCAATGAAGCGTGGATTGTATTTGTACTTTTATACGAATTATAGTCAGtttctttcaacaaattaattttatttacccATTTAAGGCACCgtaattgcacttaaattaaattgatcatCACGGCCAATAATCagaaattgatagattgtatttatttaaaatcccaTATTGGagacaatataaatttcttatatcaaatgaaggtactaaactatagttaaagtTCATAGGCATAATAACTTTTtctcaaagatatttttaacttttgatgTGACATAGTTTGTAGTTGAAGTAACTTTAATCAACAACTTTATGGATCTAAATGGAGTTTTGTAACAATCTCCCActtcttataaattaataaaactactCTAACCactttacattaaataaatattaattgatagtCACTTAAGGGGGGTTGGGGGGTTACCCAATCTATCTTGCATCTACAGATAATTAGTTTCTTAGAAATTTGCATATTATCTTCTTCAGACCTAATCAATTCTTCCTTTCAAAGtgaagaggttctgtgatttaaaacagtttttaattGGGGGTGAGATAATACCatgttagtaatttttgtgcatccaaaatttaatttataacagCATTTCACTCCAACAAACAAGACGTTCTTAATAGAAAAGCCAATTTACATTGAGAGGGAGAATTGTGGAGGGTTGAAGATTAGAACATGCAAAGTGCtgcaaaataaatgattatacgTGTACATTagagtattttctattttgtaaagttgacgaaatccaaaattattatgaatcaCGAGATGTGTTTCGGTGTTGGTAATTACCtacttagatattttttctatgccATCAAAAACTGTTACACTCCATCCCGTGACAATTCCTGTGTACCAAAAGTACTTCAGAACGAgtccaaattaaataaaagaaaaaaatcttattacaattatggcccataaaaagaaaaaaaaatttttttttttttaatttgttagtaattttttgaactttgtTCGGGTTTCTATGTTAAAGTAATTATTGACAGCATACAAATACTGATacataattatggattttttatttattcagcaatttatattatatattttttgaataaaactacTATGTTACTTTTCTcggattacaaaaaaataatataaactttttttagtacttAAAATAGAAATGGACATATTCATACATAGttttaaatccataattatttatatttgtatgctatgaataattaattcatgagtttaacttacaaaattgactgcataataaagtcaaaaaattacttacaaattaaaaaaaaattataaaacatttgttttcttttttgctcaGAGTTAAAAAGGTGTAAGTGAGTAATATATATCTGTAATAACCTTAATTTTCTAGTTTTTACTTTTAACACAATATTACTTTACTAAataacgaaattactttttaaatgagtattatgtaatattaagcctaatcaaaaatatacttttttgaattttgatatgtttccgtattttatctcatttttttagatgtaaggagctcaaaaatcatttttatggaTCTAAGTATATCCTATACCCTCGTCGGCTTTAAGGTTTTtcccaaattccatttttttttttttttgagcagtttttgtacaaaaattatcgATAAAACCCAtgatttaaactaaaatatgattgtttttgaatactacttttttttattattattatctaagtatcaagattGCCCAGTACAATGAAGGCAATGAAAAACATTTAGGTACAGAGCCTGCGGTACTATTAGTACTACTAAAAATGTACCCGTACACTCCCATTTATCAATATTGTTTGTTCTAATTGTTACagatttttcgggaaaaaaattaaaatatttttgatagattatacagttacgatttacaaccttaGTTGTTTCCCCTTTGGCCTTAAATGACGTCTGAGttcattatttgtaaaataaatctttggtttattatattaaatttggctatttatttccaaaaatgttcataaaaaagTTGTGTAGGTTAGAGTCGGCTACATTTGTTGTATAACAGGGGTGTCCGCACGATTATATCCACattgaggggggagggggacaCCCTTGTATAATCACTATTATTGTGTTCTTTTAGACTGATAAATACTGAGTGCtcctacaaaattatttaaaactgttGATAGTAATTTAactaaagtaaattttttatttgaactagAAAGCTGTCATGTTTAGTGATacagataatattatattaaaattaaaaaaataattgttacttTTCAAACGTTTTGGGTCGTTTATCTACACTTAAATGttcctaaaaataattcaaacattATCAACGTGTTTTTTTATACGTAAAACTGCTTTCAAATCTccatatcttaaaaaaagtgaaataaataataccCTAAGTGTATACATGTGTAATGtcttcaattaatataaaaataaaggacatttcttttatttaaaaatatgattatatactTGCGAGtatcactttttattttcaaaaacaaaatactgtATGGCTGTTATACAATTATGACGAAAATTTGGTTcgattttaaatgtagaagaagATGAAGGAGTTTTATTAGCTATAAAATGTCGAAAACAATTAGTTGACACGGATAATGTATATTCGCTCTCTGGCTTAAGAAGGAATTCAACGTAAACATTCTGATgtcttattttttgcaaataattccTCCTATTGTTTCGACCACGAACGTTGAAAATATTTCTCCCATCTTTAGAAATAGTTATGATCACAACATCAAAGGATGAAAATATTGTGATATAGCCTAATATTACAACTTCAGTAACGTTTATCTTAATTGAACTGGAATAACGATAATCGGCAGGACAAAGTGTTACATTTTCGTCGTATAGAACATAGTCATGAGATATCCAAGGTAAGTATTTTCctacaaagtaaataaatattcaatcttAATCAACACTCTAAAGAAGCACATTGATTCacctttaatttgatttttttgtaatgaggatatattcacaaatatttcTACAGTTTCGTCGGAGCTCAAGACACCCGAAG
The sequence above is drawn from the Lepeophtheirus salmonis chromosome 5, UVic_Lsal_1.4, whole genome shotgun sequence genome and encodes:
- the LOC121118532 gene encoding uncharacterized protein produces the protein MSIEDVSEHVVPSGVLSSDETVEIFVNISSLQKNQIKGKYLPWISHDYVLYDENVTLCPADYRYSSSIKINVTEVVILGYITIFSSFDVVIITISKDGRNIFNVRGRNNRRNYLQKIRHQNVYVEFLLKPESEYTLSVSTNCFRHFIANKTPSSSSTFKIEPNFRHNCITAIQYFVFENKK